In Streptomyces sp. NBC_00306, a single genomic region encodes these proteins:
- a CDS encoding sugar ABC transporter substrate-binding protein, whose protein sequence is MNAHLRRTAIAISVSAMAVSLAACGSEEGTGVRTSDDITVGLLLPENEAARYEKFDKPVIEKKVSQLTNDKGRVVYANAKQDAALQAQQVDTMIESKVDVIIIDAVDSKGIATAVQKAKDADIPVVAFDRLAEGPIDAYTSFDNEEVGHVQGKALLEALGDKAKSSKIVMMNGAVTDPNAAMFKKGAHSELDGKVEIGREYDTKEWKPENANANMQEAIVSLSGDNIAGVYSANDGMAGGIIAALKKAGVSPLPPVTGQDAELAAVQRIVAGEQFMSVYKPNAPEASAAAEMAILLARGIGLGAMAQADIDSPTTKGIPSVLVPVVSLTKENIKDTVVKDGVYTVEEICTAKYKADCEEIGLTP, encoded by the coding sequence ATGAACGCACATTTGCGTCGCACCGCCATAGCCATCAGCGTTTCCGCGATGGCCGTGTCGCTCGCTGCCTGTGGCAGCGAAGAGGGCACGGGCGTGAGAACCAGCGACGACATCACCGTCGGCCTGCTCCTTCCGGAGAACGAGGCGGCGCGCTACGAGAAGTTCGACAAACCGGTCATCGAGAAGAAGGTCAGCCAGCTGACCAATGACAAGGGCCGGGTCGTCTACGCCAACGCCAAACAGGACGCGGCTCTCCAGGCGCAGCAGGTCGACACCATGATCGAGAGCAAGGTCGACGTCATCATCATCGACGCCGTCGACTCCAAGGGGATCGCGACAGCGGTACAGAAGGCGAAGGACGCCGACATCCCCGTCGTCGCCTTCGACCGTCTCGCCGAGGGGCCGATCGACGCCTACACCTCCTTCGACAACGAAGAGGTCGGCCATGTCCAGGGGAAGGCGCTCCTCGAAGCGCTGGGGGACAAGGCCAAGTCTTCGAAGATCGTGATGATGAACGGCGCGGTCACCGACCCGAACGCCGCCATGTTCAAGAAGGGCGCGCACTCCGAGCTCGACGGCAAGGTGGAGATCGGCAGGGAGTACGACACCAAGGAGTGGAAGCCGGAGAACGCCAACGCGAACATGCAGGAGGCGATCGTGAGCCTGAGCGGTGACAACATCGCCGGTGTGTACTCCGCCAACGACGGCATGGCGGGCGGCATCATCGCCGCCCTGAAGAAGGCCGGCGTCTCCCCGCTCCCGCCGGTCACCGGCCAGGACGCGGAACTCGCCGCCGTACAGCGCATCGTCGCCGGCGAGCAGTTCATGAGCGTCTACAAGCCCAACGCGCCGGAGGCGAGCGCCGCCGCGGAGATGGCCATCCTGCTGGCCAGGGGTATCGGACTCGGCGCCATGGCCCAGGCCGACATCGACAGCCCGACCACCAAGGGCATTCCGTCGGTACTGGTGCCGGTGGTCTCGCTGACCAAGGAGAACATCAAGGACACGGTCGTCAAGGACGGTGTCTACACGGTCGAGGAGATCTGCACCGCGAAGTACAAGGCCGACTGTGAGGAGATCGGCCTGACACCGTAG